In Diachasmimorpha longicaudata isolate KC_UGA_2023 chromosome 7, iyDiaLong2, whole genome shotgun sequence, the following proteins share a genomic window:
- the LOC135164643 gene encoding filamin-A isoform X1 yields the protein MNENDKSVRDGNSAQEEEEMFERELAEDAQWKRIQQNTFTRWANKHLKCVDKYINDLEGDLSDGLLLVSLLEVLAQKRLPKHNKKPNFRSQKLENVAVALKFLDDQGIRIVNIDSSDIVDCKLKLILGLIWTLILHYSISMPMWDGDDGDDTEKGATPKQRLMNWIKSKLPEVPINNFTSDWNDGKAVGALVDAVAPGLCPDWQNWDPKDAAQNAAEAMGLADDWLNIPQLISPEEMVNPNVDELSMMTYLSQYPHAKLKPGAPIRPRTNPNSVPPPRVRAYGPGIEPKGPIVGAPANFTVETFSAGKGDVQVTVDDPKGQKLPVDIRFNNDRNLTYSVSYTPKAEGPHKVKVLYGGREIPKSPYPVLVEGQPGDPGKVTASGPGLQPQGVVVNRPTYFDIYTKDAGRGVPEVIILDPQSSKTTVPVKLRQTSPDVWRCEYCSPVVGLHSVNVFFAGKLIPKSPMGVHVAPVSDAKKCRAYGRGLLSTGVRVKDIADFVITTNDAGEGLVDARCIGPGGVSLPVTINKVDDNTYKCHYVPVKDGRHVVMITYGGKEIPKSPFEVNVGPYKESSIRVFGPGLYGGIVNHPAKFTVDTNGETGALGFSIEGPSKAKIECHDNGDGTADVTYLPTAPGPYAVHILCDNEDIPKSPYIANIVPASDFHPDKVEVSGPGIQPEGVHRDKPTQFTVDPRKAGQAPLEVAIQDALGRQVPVKLDNKKDGTVQAHYTPTSGAGHVVMVNYGNVATKKSPYRVKVTSPLNPAMVQAFGPGLEKGVKSNTPTHFNIDCREAGNGDLDVNMTGPDGRDLPVTLSDNEDGTYTVDYVAPQPGPYKVDLTYGGLKVPKCPIKVNVQPHVDVSKIKVDGLEPTAPVNSLQQFRVITEETGNRTAEIQVGITAPSGNRVMAHLIPTHDGYLVNFTPMELGEYLLGISFGGEPITPHPYRLNCVHGSDPSKVRATGPGLHRGLVGRRAEFVIDTRGAGQGGLGVTVEGPCEAAINCRDNGDGTCSVAYLPTEPGDYGINITFNDRHIPGSPFQAIIAPDADLSKIKVIGHGIQPHGIAVNIPTEFTVDTRAVPKTKGDDGKVSCSITNPSGGKTEKTITPQNDGTYRVSYTPFEEGPHTIDILYDNVPVPGSPFSVNVKRICDPTKCKAYGPGLKKGIVDKVNKFTVETSDAGNGGLGLAIEGPSEARMTCKDNYDGSCSVEYVPTEPGDYDVAIKFGEKHIPGSPFRVPVENAVESRNDVIAYGPGLEPEKVREGVPAQFMVDTSKCPGEQLNVKLKTDKGQMQKPKIESRGNGLYEVTYMPPAAGANIQVDVLYGNKSIPDSPYSFHVQPGCDPNKVVLSGPGVASVCTASFPTDFVVDTSKAGYGDLEVQVLGPDQAPRKVTVQNIGDGKYKATYLPDDCGRYKVNVKYGGKEVPNSPVNVQSVSTGKADQCKIKEGIQQTLAPGEEYSINVDTQNAGRGAVTCRIRSTSGSEVVDIDIEDKGDGNVDVYYKVEDAGDYTLSIKFGGQPVPNGFYTFTASEEYRETSTHKTHRRGRRRQHQESVIEQHCSSTVQETITTKRSTKSQHDSTSKFNSIRLNNIPLPSSADGTVTSEVKMPSGNVDKPVIEDNHDGTVSLKYDPREEGLHEVYVKFNGEHVQGSPFHFHVDSLASGYVTAYGPGLIYGVCGEPANFTISTKGAGAGGLSLAVEGPSKAEISCHDNKDGTVSVSYLPTAPGEYKISVKFADKPIKGSPYAAKITGEGRKRNQISVGSSSEVQLPGKVSDADIRSLNASITAPSGLEEPCFLKKMPSGNMCVSFTPRESGEHVVAVKRMGKHIQNSPFKIDVKDREVGDAKKVKVTGGALKQGKTHVENTFSIDTRNAGFGGLSLSMEGPSKAEIQCKDNSDGTLNISYKPTEPGYYIMNLKFADHHVEGSPFTVKVTGEGSNRQREKIQRRREAVPITEVGSQCKLTFKMPGITSFDLTSSVTSPGGVTEDAEIKEVEDGLYAVAFVPKELGVHTVSVKYKEMHIPGSPFQFTVGPLKDGGAHRVHAGGPGLERGEQGEPCEFNIWTREAGAGTLAVSVEGPSKAQIDFKDRKDGSCYVSYRVTEPGDYRVGIKFNDQHIPDSPHKVYISPAVGDAHKLEVAQFPDHGVQPDKPHTFLVRNNGAKGQLDGKIVSPSGVEDDCFIQAIDSEEYSVRFMARENGIHNIHLKFNGVHINGSPLRVKVGKVDADPAAIQAYGNGLKEVKTGQKFDFIVDTCNAGAGALAVTVDGPSKVAMDCTEVEEGYKVRYTPLVPGDYYISLKYNGYHIAGSPFKVACTGTDLAERGASETSSVVVETVQKFSKTKKDVVQMPKFKSDASKVSSKGMGLKKAYLGKQNQFSVNAGDAGQNMLFVGVYGPKGPCDEVYVKHAGRNTYNVSYLVRERGEYLVIVKWGEDHIPGSPFKVDV from the exons ATGAATGAGAATGATAAGTCAGTCAGAGACGGGAACTCCGCACAGGAGGAAGAAGAAATGTTTGAGCGGGAACTTGCTGAGGATGCGCAGTGGAAGAGAATACAACAAAATACGTTTACAAGATGGGCAAATAAACATCTAAAATGTGTTGACAAATATATCAATGATTTGGAGGGTGATCTGTCTGATGGGCTTCTACTAGTGAGTTTGCTGGAGGTATTGGCCCAAAAGCGACTGCCAAAGCACAACAAAAAGCCCAATTTTAGATCGCAAAAGTTGGAGAATGTGGCTGTTGCACTTAAATTCCTCGACGACCAGGGAATACGCATTGTTAACATTG ATTCATCGGACATCGTTGATTGCAAATTGAAGCTGATCCTGGGGTTAATATGGACTCTCATTCTCCATTACTCAATCTCCATGCCAATGTGGGATGGTGATGATGGAGACGACACGGAGAAAGGTGCAACGCCGAAGCAGAGACTAATGAACTGGATCAAATCGAAATTGCCGGAAGTGCCGATTAATAACTTCACGTCAGACTGGAACGATGGAAAAGCCGTGGGTGCGCTGGTCGATGCTGTTGCCCCGGGTCTCTGCCCAGATTGGCAGAACTGGGATCCCAAGGATGCTGCCCAAAATGCTGCTGAGGCTATGGGACTTGCTGATGACTGGCTCAATATCCCTCAG ctCATTAGCCCTGAAGAAATGGTCAATCCAAACGTGGACGAATTGTCTATGATGACATATCTATCTCAGTATCCACATGCAAAATTGAAGCCTGGTGCTCCAATCAGACCGCGCACCAATCCAAAcag CGTGCCTCCGCCCCG AGTACGAGCTTACGGTCCTGGAATCGAACCGAAAGGCCCGATCGTCGGTGCTCCAGCCAATTTCACGGTTGAAACTTTCTCGGCGGGAAAAGGCGATGTTCAGGTGACAGTCGACGATCCCAAGGGTCAAAAATTGCCGGTTGACATTCGCTTCAACAATGACAGGAACCTTACCTACTCTGTATCGTACACACCGAAAGCCGAGGGCCCTCACAAGGTCAAAGTACTTTATGGAGGCCGGGAAATCCCGAAGAGTCCGTATCCTGTTCTGGTCGAGGGTCAACCAGGCGATCCTGGCAAAGTCACCGCTAGTGGACCTGGACTGCAACCCCAAGGCGTCGTTGTCAATCGCCCAACTTATTTCGATATTTATACCAAGGATGCTGGAAGGGGAGTCCCAGAAGTCATTATTCTCGATCCGCAG AGCTCGAAGACCACAGTGCCTGTAAAACTTCGTCAAACATCACCAGACGTCTGGCGTTGTGAGTACTGTTCCCCAGTGGTAGGTCTTCACTCGGTGAATGTCTTCTTCGCTGGAAAATTAATCCCGAAGAGCCCAATGGGAGTCCATGTAGCGCCAGTATCAGATGCCAAGAAGTGTCGCGCATACGGTAGAGGTTTACTCTCCACGGGTGTTCGTGTGAAAGACATCGCAGACTTCGTGATTACCACCAATGATGCTGGAGAAGGACTGGTTGATGCTCGTTGCATTGGTCCAGGCGGTGTCAGCCTCCCCGTCACCATCAATAAGGTCGACGACAATACGTACAAGTGTCACTATGTTCCAGTGAAAGATGGGCGCCACGTGGTGATGATAACTTATGGTGGGAAGGAGATCCCCAAGTCCCCCTTCGAAGTGAACGTCGGCCCCTACAAAGAATCGTCGATCCGAGTGTTCGGGCCAGGATTGTATGGCGGGATTGTCAATCATCCAGCGAAATTCACTGTGGACACCAATGGAGAGACAGGAGCTCTAGGGTTCTCCATCGAGGGACCGTCCAAAGCGAAAATCGAGTGCCATGATAATGGGGATGGAACTGCAGACGTCACCTATCTGCCCACAGCTCCAGGACCTTATGCTGTGCACATCCTCTGTGATAATGAGGACATTCCCAAGTCGCCTTATATTGCTAACATTGTTCCTGCAAGTGACTTTCATCCTGATAAAGTCGAGGTTTCCGGACCTGGGATTCAACCTGAAGGGGTTCATCGTGATAAGCCCACACAATTCACGGTAGACCCACGTAAAGCTGGACAAGCGCCTCTAGAG GTCGCCATTCAAGACGCTTTAGGACGTCAAGTGCCTGTCAAGCTTGATAACAAGAAAGACGGAACGGTTCAGGCTCACTACACGCCAACCTCCGGGGCTGGACATGTGGTGATGGTGAACTATGGAAATGTTGCTACGAAGAAATCCCCCTACAGGGTCAAAGTCACCTCTCCATTGAATCCAGCCATGGTCCAGGCCTTTGGACCTGGTCTGGAGAAAGGCGTCAAGTCTAATACTCCAACTCACTTCAATATTGACTGCAGAGAGGCTGGCAATGGCGACCTCGATGTCAATATGACTGGACCCGATGGACGAGATCTTCCAGTGACATTGAGTGATAATGAGGATGGTACTTACACTGTTGACTACGTCGCACCTCAACCAGGACCCTACAAGGTGGATCTCACCTATGGAGGATTGAAGGTACCCAAATGCCCGATCAAGGTGAACGTTCAGCCTCATGTAGATGTCTCCAAGATCAAGGTCGATGGACTAGAACCAA CGGCACCGGTCAACAGCCTTCAACAATTTCGAGTGATAACCGAGGAGACTGGCAACAGAACCGCTGAGATACAGGTGGGAATAACAGCACCATCGGGCAATCGTGTTATGGCACACCTGATACCAACACACGATGGCTATCTCGTTAACTTTACACCTATGGAGCTAGGTGAATATTTGTTGGGTATTAGTTTTGGGGGTGAGCCAATAACACCACATCCGTACCGATTGAATTGTGTACATGGAAGTGATCCATCTAAAGTACGTGCCACTGGACCTGGCCTCCATCGTGGCCTTGTCGGTAGGCGAGCTGAATTTGTCATTGACACACGTGGCGCTGGCCAGGGTGGACTCGGTGTCACTGTTGAAGGTCCATGTGAGGCAGCTATCAACTGTCGTGACAATGGGGATGGTACCTGTTCAGTTGCTTATCTACCCACTGAACCTGGAGATTACGGAATCAATATCACTTTCAATGATCGACACATTCCTGGATCACCGTTTCAAGCTATCATCGCACCCGACGCCGATCTTTCCAAGATCAAGGTCATCGGACATGGCATTCAGCCCCATG gtaTAGCTGTGAATATCCCGACGGAATTCACTGTTGACACCAGGGCAGTTCCAAAAACGAAAGGAGATGATGGAAAGGTTTCTTGTTCGATCACAAATCCGAGTGGAGGAAAAACTGAGAAAACAATAACGCCCCAGAACGACGGCACTTATCGTGTCAGTTACACACCTTTTGAGGAGGGTCCTCACACCATTGACATTCTTTATGATAACGTGCCTGTTCCTGGGTCTCCCTTCTCGGTTAATGTCAAGAGAATTTGCGATCCAACCAAGTGCAAGGCTTATGGACCAGGTTTGAAGAAGGGAATTGTTGATAAGGTCAACAAATTCACCGTTGAGACCAGTG ATGCTGGAAATGGTGGGTTGGGTCTGGCTATCGAAGGCCCCTCCGAGGCCAGGATGACCTGCAAGGACAACTACGATGGCTCCTGCAGCGTGGAGTACGTACCCACAGAACCCGGTGACTACGACGTGGCCATCAAGTTCGGTGAGAAGCACATCCCAGGTTCTCCCTTCAGGGTACCAGTGGAGAACGCAGTCGAGAGTAGAAATGACGTGATAGCCTATGGGCCAGGCCTGGAGCCGGAGAAAGTACGCGAGGGCGTACCAGCACAATTCATGGTCGACACATCGAAATGCCCTGGAGAACAGCTCAACGTTAAGCTGAAGACAGATAAGGGCCAGATGCAGAAGCCCAAGATCGAGAGTCGAGGAAATGGTCTCTACGAGGTGACTTACATGCCCCCAGCAGCTGGTGCTAACATCCAAGTTGATGTTTTGTATGGAAACAAGAGCATCCCTGATAGCCCCTACAGTTTCCACGTGCAACCAGGCTGTGATCCTAATAAAGTCGTTCTCTCAGGACCCGGTGTTGCCTCAGTTTGCACAGCATCTTTCCCAACAGACTTTGTCGTCGATACATCGAAAGCTGGATATGGCGATCTCGAGGTTCAAGTGCTG GGACCAGATCAAGCCCCACGTAAAGTGACTGTCCAAAACATCGGAGATGGTAAATACAAGGCCACGTATCTCCCTGATGACTGCGGCCGTTACAAAGTAAACGTTAAATACGGGGGAAAAGAAGTTCCCAACAGCCCAGTCAATGTCCAGAGTGTGTCTACTGGTAAAGCTGATCAATGCAAAATCAAAGAGGGAATTCAGCAGACTTTAGCCCCAGGCGAGGAGTACTCCATCAACGTCGACACCCAGAACGCTGGACGTGGGGCTGTCACCTGCAGAATTCGATCGACTTCCGGCAG TGAAGTGGTGGACATCGATATCGAAGACAAGGGCGATGGCAATGTTGATGTATACTACAAAGTCGAGGATGCGGGTGACTACACACTGAGCATTAAGTTTGGTGGTCAACCGGTGCCAAATGGTTTCTATACATTCacg GCATCTGAGGAGTATCGTGAGACAAGTACCCACAAAACTCACAGACGTGGCAGAAGGAGGCAGCATCAGGAGAGTGTCATTGAGCAGCACTGCAGCTCAACTGTCCAGGAGACAATAACAACAAAGCGAAGTACTAAAAGCCAACACGATAGTACCagcaaatttaattcaatcagACTCAACAACATCCCACTGCCATCATCAGCTGACGGTACCGTTACCT ccGAAGTTAAGATGCCGAGTGGAAATGTAGACAAACCAGTGATCGAAGACAACCATGATGGGACTGTCTCACTCAAGTACGACCCGAGGGAAGAGGGACTTCATGAGGTTTACGTTAAGTTCAATGGAGAGCATGTGCAAG gtTCACCGTTCCACTTCCACGTGGACTCTCTCGCCAGTGGCTACGTCACAGCTTATGGTCCTGGTCTGATTTATGGAGTATGCGGTGAGCCCGCTAACTTCACAATCTCGACAAAGGGTGCAGGAGCTGGTGGTCTGTCCCTAGCAGTGGAAGGCCCGAGCAAGGCGGAAATCTCTTGCCACGACAATAAGGATGGCACGGTTTCAGTGTCTTACTTGCCCACAGCCCCTGGAGAATACAAGATATCCGTTAAATTCGCAGACAAGCCGATCAAAGGTAGCCCTTATGCAGCCAAGATTACTGGTGAGGGTCGCAAGAGAAATCAGATCTCGGTGGGCTCGTCCAGTGAGGTTCAACTCCCAGGGAAGGTCTCCGACGCTGATATTCGTTCCTTGAACGCTTCTATCACAGCCCCAAGTGGCCTGGAGGAGCCCTGCTTCCTCAAGAAAATGCCCAGTGGCAACATGTGCGTCTCCTTCACCCCTAGGGAATCTGGTGAGCACGTTGTGGCTGTCAAACGTATGGGCAAGCACATTCAGAACTCGCCCTTCAAGATCGATGTCAAGGATCGCGAAGTAGGTGATGCCAAGAAGGTCAAGGTGACTGGAGGCGCTCTGAAGCAGGGAAAAACTCACGTGGAGAACACCTTCTCCATTGACACCAGGAACGCTGGCTTTGGTGGTCTCTCCTTATCCATGGAGGGTCCCAGCAAGGCCGAAATTCAGTGCAAGGACAACTCCGATGGCACCCTCAACATCTCCTACAAACCCACTGAGCCAGGATACTACATCATGAATCTCAAATTTGCTGATCATCACGTCGAGGGCTCACCATTCACTGTTAAGGTCACTGGAGAGGGCTCCaacagacagagggagaagaTTCAGCGCCGTAGGGAGGCTGTCCCCATCACTGAAGTGGGCTCCCAGTGCAAATTGACGTTCAAGATGCCTGGAATTACTTCATTCGATCTTACCTCCAGTGTCACATCCCCTGGAGGAGTCACTGAGGATGCTGAGATCAAGGAAGTCGAGGATGGACTCTATGCTGTGGCTTTTGTCCCCAAAGAGCTTGGGGTTCATACGGTTTCAGTTAAATACAAGGAGATGCACATCCCTGGATCACCCTTCCAGTTCACGGTGGGTCCGTTGAAGGATGGCGGAGCTCATAGGGTGCATGCTGGTGGGCCTGGATTGGAAAGGGGAGAGCAGGGCGAACCTTGTGAGTTCAATATCTGGACCAGGGAGGCTGGTGCTGGTACATTGGCCGTCTCTGTTGAGGGACCCAGTAAAGCGCAGATTGATTTTAAGGACCGAAAGGATGGCTCCTGCTATGTGAGCTATCGTGTCACTGAACCTG GTGATTATAGAGTGGGAATTAAGTTCAACGATCAACACATACCCGACTCACCCCACAAAGTTTATATATCACCGGCTGTTGGAGACGCTCATAAACTAGAGGTAGCTCAATTCCCGGATCACGGAGTCCAGCCTGACAAACCCCATACTTTCCTAGTACGCAATAACGGGGCCAAGGGACAGCTCGATGGAAAG ATTGTATCCCCAAGCGGTGTCGAAGACGACTGTTTCATCCAGGCAATTGACTCTGAAGAATACTCAGTCCGATTCATGGCCCGTGAGAATGGAATTCACAATATTCATCTCAAGTTCAATGGTGTTCACATCAACGGTAGCCCTCTGCGCGTTAAAGTAGGCAAAGTCGACGCCGATCCAGCGGCAATTCAGGCCTACGGTAATGGTTTGAAAGAGGTGAAAACCGGCCAGAAGTTCGATTTCATCGTTGACACTTGCAATGCCGGTGCTGGAGCACTTGCTGTCACTGTCGATGGACCCAGCAAAGTGGCTATGGATTGCACTGAGGTAGAGGAGGGCTACAAGGTCAGGTACACACCATTGGTACCTGGAGATTACTACATCAGTCTCAAATACAATGGCTATCATATCGCTGGATCACCGTTCAAGGTTGCATGCACTG GAACCGATTTGGCTGAGAGAGGTGCTTCGGAGACCAGTTCTGTCGTAGTGGAGACTGTTCAGAAGTTTTCCAAAACTAAGAAGGACGTAGTCCAGATGCCCAAATTTAAATCAGATGCCAGTAAGGTCAGCAGTAAGGGTATGGGTCTGAAGAAGGCATACCTTGGTAAACAAAATCAATTCTCAGTCAACGCTGGCGATGCCG GCCAAAATATGCTGTTCGTCGGTGTCTATGGACCCAAAGGGCCGTGTGACGAGGTCTACGTGAAGCACGCGGGACGTAATACTTACAACGTCAGCTATCTCGTTCGTGAACGTGGTGAATACCTCGTGATCGTCAAGTGGGGAGAGGACCACATCCCTGGATCACCATTCAAAGTAGACGTTTAA